A genomic segment from Taeniopygia guttata chromosome 36, bTaeGut7.mat, whole genome shotgun sequence encodes:
- the LOC140681486 gene encoding olfactory receptor 14A16-like — MSNSSSISHFLLLALADTRQLQLLHFCLFLGISLAALLGNGLIISTVACGHHLHTPMFFFLLNLALSDLGSICTTVPKAMHNSLWDTRNISYTGCAAQVFLLIFFLGTELALLTIMCYDRYVSICKPLHYGTLLGSRACAHMAAAAWASAFLNALLHTANTFSLPLCHGNALGQFFCEIPQILKLSCSKSYLRKFGLLLISVCLGFGCFVFIVFSYVQIFRVVLRIPSEQGQHKAFSTCLPHLAVVSLFVSTGIFAYLKPPSISSPSLDLALSVPYSVVPPALNPLIYSLRNQELKAAVWTLMTGCFQEH, encoded by the coding sequence atgtccaacagcagctccatcagccacttcctcctgctggcactggcagacacgcggcagctgcagctcctgcacttctgcctcttcctgggcatctccctggctgccctcctgggcaacggcctcatcatcagcaccgtagcctgcggccaccacctgcacacgcccatgttcttcttcctgctcaacctggccctcagcgacctgggctccatctgcaccactgtccccaaagccatgcacaattccctctgggacaccaggaacatctcctacacaggatgtgctgctcaaGTTTTTCTGCTTATCTTCTTTCTTGGAACAGAGCTTGCCCTCCTGACtatcatgtgctacgaccgctacgtgtccatctgcaaacccctgcactacgggaccctcctgggcagcagagcttgtgcccacatggcagcagctgcctgggccagtgcctttctcaatgctctgctgcacacagccaatacattttccctgcccctgtgccacggcaatgccctgggccagttcttctgtgaaatcccccagatcctcaagctctcctgctccaaatcctacctcaggAAATTTGGGCTTCTTCTTATTAGTGTGTGTTTAggatttggttgttttgtgttcatagttttctcctatgtgcagatcttcagggtcgtactgaggatcccctctgagcagggacagcacaaagccttttccacctgcctccctcacctggctgtggtctccCTGTTTGTCAGCACTGGCATATTTGCTTACCTGAAGcctccctccatctcctccccatccctggatctggccctgtcagttccgtactcggtggtgcctccagccctgaaccccctcatctacagcctgaggaaccaggagctcaaggctgcagtgtggacactgatgactggatgctttcaggaacattaa